From Watersipora subatra chromosome 2, tzWatSuba1.1, whole genome shotgun sequence, one genomic window encodes:
- the LOC137387926 gene encoding uncharacterized protein — MSCPSFTFISLAESQTSGSDQLSSIQSQNIEKLSTCDIDVMTLDNKRALMSSFVNKNRSTGSRSTWGFLDSRPPWRPEEVPFVAPNKRYVVNGKTVAVHNSGTLARVIKAYYRHIDCLEEEEIVIQQNHPMTDHFSEL, encoded by the exons ATGTCATGTCCTTCATTTACCTTTATTAGTTTGGCAGAGTCCCAAACTAGTGGCAGTGACCAGCTGAGCAGCATTCAGTCTCAAAATATTGAGAAGTTGAGCACCTGTGACATTGATGTCATGACACTAGACAATAAACGAGCTCTCATGAGCTCGTTTGTGAATAAAAATA GATCTACAGGCTCAAGAAGCACATGGGGCTTTTTAGACAGTCGGCCACCATGGCGGCCTGAAGAAGTACCTTTTGTTGCACCCAACAAGAGGTACG TTGTAAATGGGAAGACTGTGGCTGTCCACAACAGCGGGACTCTGGCTAGAGTGATAAAAGCCTATTACAGACATATA GACTGTTTAGAGGAAGAGGAAATAGTGATACAGCAGAACCATCCAATGACAGACCACTTTTCAGAACTATAA